The Vigna unguiculata cultivar IT97K-499-35 chromosome 1, ASM411807v1, whole genome shotgun sequence nucleotide sequence tcaatttagtatatatatttatctcagtgtttcaatttagtcctcactTTTGTGcctttggttcaattttgtcctaattttttttaataattgaagtatattttttaattcattttttataagattaaaactaattaaatataaatatttttacaaaattaagtacttatatttatattaaaatttagtggtcaAAGAATACATTGACAAGATATGGGTTAATAACATACCAATAACGTAATAtgctaaaaagttatttttaataaaaaaatatattagtataacatttatacaaataatagatTTGGTCTTGAGTTGGATAGAaacaatattgtaaaaaaaagtggatgattatattgttctattagtataatattttttttacaactaaattttaatataaatatcagtacttaatgttgtaaaaatatttatacttaattacttttaatcttataaaaaaatgacttaaaaatgttcttcaattattaaaaaaaattgggacaaaattgaaccaaaggCACAAAagtggggactaaattgaaacaatcaagtatatatgggtactaaattgaaattagtaCAATGACATTTGTCACACGTGGCATTATCCTGCCATGTGCCACTAacattgtcacgtgtcacaaCAGAGACTTGACAcatagtaacaaaaaaaaattgcaaaaaaaaaaattaaaaagaaatttaaaaaataaaaaaaaataaaaaaatcagagAGTGACACATGGCGTGTCGTGTGTCGTACACggcgttaattatttttttctgaaagggaCATGATTgagacactttttcaaaaatggggatgcaattgacactttttttatcgcgggtaccaaattgacacactcCTACCAAAATGGgtaccatccgagtaattaaaccatatATGTATCATATACTATCACTTCTGACTATAGAAGAGAATAATGaagcacttttttttttcacatatgtATAACTTTAAAGACAAAAGATATTACAAGACTTTGTTCTCaacaagaatatatatatatatatatatatatatatatatatatataatttataaattttatttttaaggaaattaaatgtttaaaatcaacttaataaatattcattttatttatttaatatcttcTCAATTATATCAAATGTAACGTGGTAAGTTGATATGTAATAATGATTGTTTaaactttgaaaaatattattgtatatgtGAACTAATTTGAATAatccaattttataaaattaacttgtcactattaaaaattctcatattacatgaaaattttcttataaatttgttaaaaatatttgtaagaaaagacttttttcctgctattttttctaagaattttaattgacaagtAATTTCTTCGTGAGtaaatatttcctacaaaattataaaattcgtaaatattttctacaaaattttttgcgaaaaatattttatacaaaatattttacaaaaaactTGGCAACAAtttcctgcaatttttttttcataacaaaatttatagatatttcttaaaaaaaattttaaaaaaaattgactgaatATAGgagttttttttagtaatacGTGAAACctgatataaatttttaaacttatgCATAACTTTACCATAATGCTTATACTATATTCATAATACTCAATTTGTTCCTTGAATTTCTTTCTCTTTACCTGCAAAAACTATATGGTTGACTAAGAATACATATATCTAACTAAATATGACGGAATtacaaattgaacaaatttttaTGGTAAAAAATCATTATTGTAAGAGATAAGAAAGAATTGATTCATGATCATAAACTTATTTTGCTCGATGAATGATCAATAATTAAAtctatagttttaatttatttgtagaATTTGCATGAataaatacaaatcaaaatatatatatatatatatatatatatatatatatatatatatatatatatatatagttttttctCATAATTATATGACATAAGTCTTATATATCTAAGGCataggctctgataccactgttggatttatatatatatatatatatatatatatatatatatatatatatatatatatatatatatatatatatatatgacattggttttacaatatataagacatttgacaccaGTTTTACATCAAAACTTTAAGACGATAATgctatgagtctttattcttatataatgtttaactttgtttattttatctaatatgAGACTTTGACTTACACTTGGACTATTTCTAACCGTTATTAATAGATATATGCAATTATATCTATATGCTTATGCAGAGCAAAGTTTTCCTTCAAACCCAGAAGACTGCACTGTCTCTCTGACTTCTCATGGATGATGAGCATAATAATTATGGTCTCGTGGATCATCTGCTTTCAGAAGGAAGCGTCCATCTTCATGGTtccaaaaaagataaaaatattggaacttaatcaaaattattatacaaaaaCTGAACTAAACacaattttaaactaaaataaaataaaagaacttgagagaaagaagaaaagaattgtTGGAACTTGAATCAGAAACATAAACTGGTTCAATTTCAAAAGatcttaaataattaattgtagGAATTGTATGTTACTTACATGGTTTGTGATGAGATTGGGGTACCCTTGCTGCTGAGAGATTCATTGATAAGAGTATCGCAAATATTGATACCATAACCATGTTTAAGATAAGCTTCTTAAAGTAAGCCATTTTAGTTTGAAAGGAAAAAGGTATACGAAGCCAAAgcttatgtatatattattattcagATAAAAATTGGTGCATTGTGTGAGGGTTGAATGGAAAGTAGCATACATTTATACTATACACACAAAGAAAAATCTTGTGTATACTATTctaatatcatattatgttaTGTCATTATTTTAAGTCATGGATGTTACGctgatattttataaaacagTGTAATATTCAATGTAGTGggtgtttcttaatttttttataaaaaataatgtagtttaattttaattaatagtcatatttaatttagtttgagattaacttttaaatttagatgtaaaagataaaaaaatcattttgattgaatattaaaattgtattttttttgaaCTATGTTTGTTAGgccaatgatattttgacaactaaattttaGCAATTTTATCTAATAACTTGAACGGTAAaagatgattttaaaatatagaaaaataaaaaatatgaaaaaatgaaaatacacttaaaaaatatcatctcAGATTTActgtaagagaaaattgtcaaaatttagttgatcttatattaattatattgatcggttgtttgtttaaaataaattggcaaaacaaataaaatcttGTTTAAAGGGTTAGACCAATTCTTCTAAACCACACATTAGTACATATTTGTCTTTGAACAAATGCTCACAAAGAATACCATTCTAAAggaaaaccatttttttttcaaaaatattacaataaataatactCGTTGAGAGTGTCAAAGTTTGAACTTTTAAAGGAGAAAAGAAGAATGAGTAGCATTATATATAAACTTCGTTTGACCGGCATCtactaatatgtttttaatttatgaatattttttttatcaacttctcataaatcaatttaaaaataaataattaaatagattaacttgattaattatttttatcaattttctatgtcaattttctaaaattttatttttaatttatatataaactaattttaacctatattaatttttttatttttataatatagttCCAAAACTATACACATCAACAAGTTCCTTGTTCACGTGCTATTTTAGTAGTCCATTATTTCTGTACtgataaaaatgttgaaatttAGACATGTATCGTCTTCAAAGTTTGTTGTCATGGAAGTCTTTTTTCTGAACTGATTTTTCAACTTAATCTATTAATAACtagaaaatttttgaaaattatatttttaattaagattctaaataaaaatcaacctatattaaaatttgtaaaaaaatttaatttaatctgaTTCAAATATGTGATGAACTAGATTGACCGcatattctaatatattttgGCTGCCTTTTGAagctttatattttatatatagaaaTAATTCGATgtttacttatatatttattattaccaAAACTTTATATTGtatgaatcatttttaaattataaaagtagaCCATTAAGTCTTAGTAAATCTTCCATTTTAATGACAAATAtaataagtttttaattgattatttattttccaAAGTATGACGTATATAAATGGGTagttacaataaatatatatatatatatatatatatatatatatatatatatatatatatatataatacgcCTCGCTTTACTGTacattatacaaaataaatattaattataaaatttctatgTGAtagtttattttcaatttgaaaattttaatttattctccTTTGTGTAGTTTAGGaactttaattcaaatttatttatgttaaaataatagtttaaaaataggtttaattattggGATGATACCTACTTTAGTACAAGTGTGTCAATCTAGtacttacttttaaaaaaatgtcaattgtatcccaacttttaaaaaagtgtttcaattagaCCCCTTTCGGATGTCAATCAGAAAagaattgttttaattattttactaaattattaatgtgtttttgtttcaatttagtacctacttatgcgtatttgatttaattttgtcccaatttttttaataagtaaaatatttttctaatccattttttataagattaaaactaattaagtataaatatttttacaaaattaagtactaatatttatgttatttatctGAATTTCAGacgaaatttattatttgtataaatattttactaatattttttattaaaaatgactttttaacatatactttattaattaattttttattaagtactcatgttttgttaattatttttttccaaaatgaacaatattgtctcttactaattttaaaccaaaatttctatttgtcttaatgttatactaattttttttattaaaaatgacttaataaaatgacttttaccacaaaattttaatataaatatcaaatacttaatttttgtcaaattttcatacttaattacttttaattttataaaaaatggattttaattattaaaaaaaattaggtaaagattgaatcagatacacataagtagatactaaattgaaacaaaaagatatatatgtggactaaatcgaaatcaacacaatgacatctgatagcgacactaacacgtggcattgcaatgccacgtgtcacacacggGGACCTGACGggtggcatttttatttttattttcaaaaaatttaaaagaaattaaaaaaaaggaaaaaaatattaaataacaattcaaaaaaaccacaactGACACGTGAGATGTTGACTAACGGAGTTGTCTAAAAGGGAcctaattaaaatactttttcaaaaattagatgcaattgacattttttaaaaaagggtACCAGATTAACATACCTATACTAAATTAGGTATcatacgagtaattaaaccttaaaaacatgtaaaagatgACTTAAAGTGTGAACAATACATAATTACATTAAGtgaaaagtaaaaattttaatttcatgaacttgattatttataaattgtaaatggAATAATTAGTGAAGTATAATTGAAATCTAAATAGTCACTAAGGAAGAAAGTCCACATATAAAGATTTCATGCTCATATTGGTAGGAGGATTGTGAAATATTATAGAGTAAAAATACTTATAAGATCGTACtccatgtaatataatatatttatagccTTTTTACGCTTACGAGTAACAGGTTGATATTTGCCCTGATTCATAAATGTCTTCTAGAACACTACACTCAttcctaaaaaaatatttttatattttagaatattggatattttagaagatatttttaaatttaaaaatatcttttgcaATGGCTATTTcgaaatacaattttaaacaCATTATAGATTAGGTATTCTGAAAGGTATTTTCAGATCTAGAAAtgattttcaaaacatttatttcaattcttttttatattttagaatgtaTGTTTCGGAAAATATTACCTGATCCAAAAtctatgaaaaacaaaataaaaaatatttaatttggaatgtatttttttatattttttggatcgaatattttgaaaaatattttttaaattcgaaacatctctcaaaatatttaattaaaaaataataaaaataagggttaaatatgttttgattctttaatttttaatgaattttggaattagtttattttaaaattttgaaccaatttagctTTTTATACTTCGAAATAcgttaatttagtcattttaatcaaattttgttaagtttatttaacatttcaagcgtgtttcataatagtatttgacttaacattaaagcaaaaatgtgtcaaagtgtataaacaactcaaatacaatcgtGAAATGTTGAAATGtatatgaaacatcaaataaacttaacaaaatttgattaaaaggactaaatctacgcatttcaaaaaataaaagattaaattgatccaaagtttcaaaataaactaattttaaaattactgaaaattaaatgataaaaacatatttaaccgtgtaaacatttttattataattttaataaaaagtaatttggGGATTATAACTTTTTTGGAGTGCAAGAAGGAAAAAGGGGAGTGCAGGATGACCTGTGTTAGAGATATCCAGACACAAGTGTTCTACTTTTTTGTTGAAGAGTGACCCGTATCTGTTTCCAGCCACAGAACAATACCGACAAGAAGTGATATTTTTGGTAGAAAAAGGAGCAGTGAGAAGAAGAATTACGCAGATCGCAGAGACAGCAAAAGAAAGTGTAGAATGGATTCCCATTACGCAGAAGAGGAAAAGGCATGCATCTCTGCAATGAAGCATTGCTTTGGTCCAATATATTGTGCAGTTTTGAATGCAGCAATTGAGCTAAACTTGTTTGAGATGATAGAAAAGGCATCTCCAACATCAGTTGGTGTGACAGCATCTGATGTTGCCTCTCAACTTCCGACACAACACCCAGAATTGGGTCGCAGGATTGATCGCATGCTGTCTCTGCTTGCATCTCACTCTCTTCTCACTTGTTCCACTCGCACAAACCAAGATGGTGAGACTCAAAGATTCTACCACCTTTCTCATCTTGGTAAGTTCTTCGTCAAAGATCACAGCAATGGCTCTCTGGCTCCCCTGTCAACTTTTTTCACTCACCCTTCCTTAATTTAACCTAAAtgcattcatattttttttatagtaatatACTAATTTTTCAGCTCAATGTATATAGCTGTattttacaaaatcaacttACTATAAGTTCACATAATAACTTCAACTCGAATAACAtagatttatattttgaaatattttattgacaTTTTAGTAAATAAGTTTATCTCTCATCTAACTTCATAAAAAGCCTAGCTTCTAAGCTCACTGACATGATTCCAACAAGacttatagcttgggtcaacgcctaggTCCAAATCATGTTCAAGACCCAATCCATGGCCTACATGCATCTCAATTTTAAAGCCCACCAAGAGGTCtaataacaaggagcatgctaaaaaagatccaattgagtttcattcaagatggcccaaactcACATaggcttctcacactcttcaacGGGCTAAAGAAGATATTAAGATTTGAGGAGGTatatcaaagagcaatagaataacaataaaattgaCATTGTTTAGTCcttgttttctagaataataaatcaaaccatgtctagttgaattgataaaattgggcttgactaagcccaataggagatttggccatgagctactaaaggtccaaggtggactaagtggaagtcaacattccttcctacaccttaTGGATCCAATG carries:
- the LOC114182114 gene encoding isoliquiritigenin 2'-O-methyltransferase-like; its protein translation is MDSHYAEEEKACISAMKHCFGPIYCAVLNAAIELNLFEMIEKASPTSVGVTASDVASQLPTQHPELGRRIDRMLSLLASHSLLTCSTRTNQDGETQRFYHLSHLG